A region of Polyangiaceae bacterium DNA encodes the following proteins:
- a CDS encoding DUF4240 domain-containing protein, with translation MDEPRFWQLIDRARETRGQFADSLGALLVELEDAALFGFQHELEQKLALSDRAELAGAAYLVLGTCSEQRFAELRAWLIAQGPGAFARVLADPDSLAELEWERTPELPELLSAARAAWLERTGCDDFLARLPDVEIDDAPFGEDEGMCLDGRPNRPLLARRYPRLAAKLERDGARTPSQRLAPRALTDLRAGDAAIRADARAHLLRGLDQLCALDVGALVEQACDPAAPERAFLVRLLSDLCVPVSAHWALQGFDLEAPLLSGYFDRAPALAERYAAVEHALPALLTLLADPDPLVRSNAAMCVSWFAHSAARVQRALARALDRERDPRVISSLLFALALQDHYLHEEASAPLLAAKLSEPPPVCHAACIALYGQGDEPSLAALAGIERLLATDCAPVAGIPWNDGDLASLGVLALRARLPAHAPEVERLLFSLLERARAGALDCDAAAARALPTLLWLLTSRPDRAPALDPRLGRLLALVGERPSLASPSLRKTLCALELPGGVAVDAALALAGEIELALDLLENAVARDPESVARRAVALATEVEHATRAGLLVAAAVFAAEKAGAEPSPALDALAQGTLSAPALEPFFARFLSRVGEARRDALLDDLRRRRLVPRWAAEPVSRLDLLLEGLLPLVGHTAREQLLEAAAGVNWRLVLGLSRSYPSQRVVTALLPRIAESLEDLGRWAPDAVEQALERDARALSAIGAEAEHAVRQAPAATSGAGQKLLQRVLALRSHGA, from the coding sequence TTGGACGAGCCCCGGTTCTGGCAGCTCATCGACCGAGCCCGCGAAACGCGCGGACAGTTCGCCGACTCACTCGGCGCGCTCCTGGTCGAGCTCGAAGACGCCGCCCTGTTTGGCTTTCAGCACGAGCTCGAGCAGAAGCTCGCGCTGTCGGACCGGGCCGAGCTCGCAGGAGCCGCCTACCTCGTGCTCGGAACCTGCTCCGAGCAGCGCTTCGCGGAGCTTCGTGCCTGGCTGATCGCCCAGGGCCCGGGCGCCTTCGCTCGGGTGCTCGCCGACCCGGACAGCCTGGCCGAGCTCGAGTGGGAGCGTACCCCGGAGCTGCCGGAGCTCTTGTCCGCGGCCCGCGCGGCCTGGCTCGAGCGCACCGGTTGCGACGACTTCCTGGCGCGACTGCCGGACGTCGAGATCGACGACGCGCCGTTCGGGGAGGATGAGGGCATGTGCCTCGACGGCAGGCCGAATCGCCCGCTGCTCGCGCGCCGCTACCCCAGGCTCGCCGCCAAGCTCGAGCGCGACGGCGCTCGGACTCCGAGCCAGAGGCTCGCGCCCCGCGCGCTCACCGACCTCCGCGCCGGCGACGCGGCGATCCGCGCGGATGCTCGCGCCCACCTCCTCCGGGGGCTCGACCAGCTGTGCGCTCTGGACGTCGGTGCGCTGGTCGAGCAAGCCTGCGACCCCGCCGCCCCGGAGCGCGCGTTCCTGGTCCGGCTCTTGAGCGACCTGTGCGTTCCGGTCTCCGCCCACTGGGCGCTCCAAGGGTTCGACCTCGAGGCGCCGCTGCTCAGCGGCTACTTCGATCGCGCGCCGGCCCTCGCCGAGCGCTACGCCGCGGTGGAGCACGCCCTGCCAGCGCTCCTCACGCTGCTCGCGGACCCAGACCCTCTGGTGCGCAGCAACGCGGCCATGTGCGTGTCGTGGTTCGCGCACTCCGCGGCGCGCGTGCAGAGAGCGCTCGCACGGGCGCTCGACCGGGAGCGCGACCCGAGGGTGATCTCCAGCCTGCTCTTCGCCCTCGCGCTGCAGGATCACTACCTGCACGAAGAAGCGTCGGCGCCGCTCCTCGCCGCAAAGCTGAGCGAGCCACCGCCCGTGTGCCATGCGGCGTGCATCGCGCTCTACGGGCAGGGTGACGAGCCTTCGCTGGCGGCGCTCGCCGGGATCGAACGCCTGCTCGCAACGGACTGCGCGCCGGTCGCCGGCATTCCCTGGAACGACGGCGATCTGGCTTCGCTCGGCGTGTTGGCGCTGCGCGCGCGCCTCCCCGCCCACGCCCCCGAGGTGGAACGCCTGCTGTTCTCGCTGCTCGAGCGCGCACGGGCAGGCGCGCTCGATTGTGACGCGGCTGCAGCTCGGGCCTTGCCCACCCTGCTCTGGCTGCTCACGTCGCGACCGGACCGCGCGCCCGCGCTGGACCCACGGCTCGGGCGCTTGCTCGCGCTCGTCGGCGAGAGGCCGTCCCTGGCCTCTCCTTCGCTGCGCAAGACGCTCTGCGCGCTGGAGCTTCCCGGAGGTGTGGCCGTCGATGCAGCCCTGGCGCTCGCCGGTGAGATCGAGCTCGCGCTCGACCTCTTGGAGAACGCCGTCGCCCGCGATCCGGAGAGCGTGGCTCGAAGGGCGGTCGCGCTCGCGACGGAAGTGGAGCACGCCACGCGCGCGGGCCTCCTGGTGGCTGCCGCCGTCTTTGCCGCCGAGAAGGCCGGCGCCGAACCGAGCCCGGCGCTCGACGCGCTCGCCCAAGGCACATTGTCCGCTCCGGCGCTCGAGCCGTTCTTCGCGCGCTTCCTGAGTCGCGTCGGGGAGGCGCGCCGGGACGCCCTGCTGGACGACCTGCGCCGGCGACGCCTGGTGCCTCGCTGGGCAGCCGAGCCCGTCTCGCGCCTCGACCTGCTCTTGGAAGGTCTCTTGCCCCTCGTCGGCCACACGGCGCGGGAGCAGCTGCTCGAGGCTGCCGCCGGCGTGAACTGGCGCTTGGTGCTCGGGCTGTCTCGGAGCTACCCGTCGCAGCGGGTCGTGACCGCGCTCCTGCCGCGCATTGCAGAGTCGCTGGAAGACCTCGGGCGCTGGGCGCCCGACGCCGTCGAGCAGGCCCTGGAGCGGGACGCTCGGGCGCTCTCTGCCATCGGCGCCGAGGCCGAGCACGCCGTCCGCCAGGCGCCCGCCGCCACCAGCGGCGCAGGCCAGAAGCTGCTCCAGCGCGTCCTCGCGCTGCGCTCCCACGGGGCCTGA
- a CDS encoding DNA methylase produces MRSRTSRRPRLVKPPLRPEVTTLWEYPSQHYGNEQQGSSAFRGATPSYVVWNVVHRFSKPGDEVLDPFCGSGTTLDVCRDLGRNGLGFDLSPTRPDIQAADARSLPLKAKSIDLIFMDPPYADNLEYSDDERCIGKLKADGRYQRAMRLVLDECARVLRAERMLAIYVCDVFKKDKGFWPLGFELFELAKRHFTPHDIVAVARHNKTLQMGNYRKAADEGGFFLRGFNYLLLFQKR; encoded by the coding sequence ATGCGCTCCCGAACGTCCCGCCGTCCCCGCCTGGTCAAGCCGCCGCTCAGGCCCGAGGTCACCACGCTCTGGGAGTATCCGTCGCAGCACTACGGCAACGAGCAGCAGGGCAGCTCGGCGTTCCGCGGCGCGACGCCGAGCTACGTGGTCTGGAACGTCGTCCACCGCTTCAGCAAGCCCGGTGACGAGGTCCTCGACCCTTTCTGCGGCAGCGGCACGACTCTGGACGTGTGTCGCGATCTCGGACGCAACGGCCTGGGCTTCGACCTCTCGCCGACACGCCCGGACATCCAGGCCGCCGACGCCCGCAGCCTGCCGCTCAAAGCCAAGAGCATCGATCTGATCTTCATGGACCCGCCCTACGCGGACAACCTCGAATACTCCGATGACGAGCGCTGCATCGGGAAGCTCAAGGCCGACGGTCGGTACCAGCGCGCCATGCGCCTGGTGCTCGACGAGTGTGCGCGCGTGCTGAGGGCAGAGCGCATGCTGGCCATCTACGTGTGCGACGTCTTCAAGAAGGACAAGGGCTTCTGGCCGCTGGGGTTCGAGCTGTTCGAGCTGGCCAAGCGGCACTTCACTCCCCACGACATCGTCGCCGTGGCCCGCCACAACAAGACCCTGCAGATGGGCAACTACCGCAAGGCAGCCGACGAAGGCGGCTTCTTCCTGCGCGGCTTCAACTACCTGCTCCTGTTCCAGAAGCGCTGA
- the nhaA gene encoding Na+/H+ antiporter NhaA — MSTPSITDTSATSTRQPGTWRPARRIARRILRPVERFLAIEAASGILLLSVAVIALVWANSPWSSAYSALWHTPIGLKVGPFHFERDLHFWINDGLMTIFFFVVGLEIRREMHQGELSQLKRAALPLVAALGGMLVPAAIFASLNHGHDTARGWGIPMATDIAFAVGVLALLGRRVPPALRVLLLALAVIDDVGAIIVIAVFYSSGLEPLGFALAGAGIAGIVVMQGFGVRAPLAYVVPALVVWSGAYRAGVHPTLAGVAVGLMTPVRAWTGEEGSPVERLERQFHGSVAFGIMPMFALANAGVALSGVSISGNGVLLFLGISLGLVAGKTIGIAGASWLAARAGLAMLPRGVRWSGVLVVGLVGGIGFTMSLFVAGLAFPAGATLETAKLAVLVGSGVAAIGGLGLGAALLPRRPDADAARTAHEAETSTEA; from the coding sequence ATGTCCACCCCGTCCATCACCGACACGTCTGCCACCAGCACCCGCCAGCCGGGGACCTGGCGTCCCGCGCGCCGCATCGCGCGCCGCATCCTGCGCCCGGTCGAGCGCTTCCTGGCCATCGAAGCCGCGAGCGGGATCCTGCTCTTGAGCGTGGCCGTCATCGCCCTCGTCTGGGCGAACTCCCCTTGGAGCAGCGCCTACAGCGCGCTCTGGCACACGCCCATCGGGCTCAAGGTCGGGCCGTTCCATTTCGAGCGCGATCTTCACTTCTGGATCAACGACGGCTTGATGACGATCTTCTTCTTCGTCGTCGGGCTGGAGATCCGTCGCGAGATGCACCAAGGCGAGCTGAGCCAGCTCAAGCGCGCGGCGCTGCCGCTGGTCGCTGCGCTCGGCGGCATGCTCGTCCCCGCCGCAATATTCGCCAGCCTGAACCACGGGCACGACACGGCGCGAGGCTGGGGCATTCCGATGGCTACGGACATCGCCTTCGCCGTGGGCGTGCTGGCGCTGCTCGGGCGCCGGGTTCCACCTGCGTTGCGGGTCCTCCTCTTGGCCCTCGCGGTCATCGACGACGTGGGAGCGATCATCGTGATCGCCGTGTTCTACTCGTCGGGGCTCGAGCCACTCGGCTTCGCGCTGGCCGGCGCTGGCATCGCCGGCATCGTCGTCATGCAGGGGTTCGGCGTGCGTGCGCCCCTGGCCTACGTCGTGCCGGCGCTGGTGGTCTGGTCCGGTGCGTACCGGGCGGGCGTCCACCCCACGCTGGCCGGCGTCGCCGTCGGCTTGATGACGCCGGTGCGCGCCTGGACGGGCGAGGAGGGCTCCCCCGTGGAGCGGCTGGAGCGCCAGTTCCACGGCAGCGTCGCCTTCGGCATCATGCCCATGTTCGCCCTCGCCAACGCGGGCGTCGCGCTGTCCGGGGTGTCGATCTCGGGCAACGGCGTGCTGCTCTTCCTGGGCATCTCGCTGGGCCTGGTCGCCGGCAAGACCATCGGCATCGCCGGCGCGTCGTGGCTCGCCGCGCGGGCCGGGCTCGCCATGCTCCCCCGCGGCGTTCGCTGGAGCGGCGTGCTGGTCGTCGGCCTGGTCGGGGGCATCGGCTTCACCATGTCGCTGTTCGTGGCGGGGCTGGCCTTCCCCGCGGGAGCCACGCTCGAGACCGCGAAGCTCGCGGTCCTGGTCGGCTCGGGTGTCGCGGCGATCGGCGGGCTGGGGCTGGGCGCGGCGCTGCTGCCCAGGCGGCCCGACGCCGACGCGGCGCGCACCGCCCACGAGGCCGAGACCTCCACCGAGGCCTGA
- a CDS encoding TlpA family protein disulfide reductase codes for MGGLPLVALGALLAVACTEDKKREPSATGQRSQAVAATAEPAKSAAPSAAPALPKKPPRKLCAGELGKPGRKLPEKAISRAKAAGEKDLPAKLAGSAGAWTWVNFWAAWCVPCKEEMPRLLGFEKKLGQKLRLVFVTLDDDPRQLDEFLAAQPQGGVRASYWLKEGKERQEWLEAAEIEEDPELPTHLLLDPEGKVRCRVKGAVEDSDFASLAEIVGG; via the coding sequence GTGGGTGGACTGCCGCTTGTAGCGCTCGGCGCGCTGCTCGCCGTCGCCTGCACCGAGGACAAGAAGCGCGAGCCCAGCGCGACCGGTCAGCGCAGCCAGGCGGTGGCGGCGACCGCCGAGCCCGCGAAGAGCGCGGCGCCGTCGGCCGCGCCGGCGCTGCCGAAGAAGCCGCCACGGAAGCTGTGCGCCGGCGAGCTGGGGAAACCCGGGCGCAAGCTGCCCGAAAAGGCCATCTCCCGGGCCAAGGCCGCCGGCGAAAAGGACCTCCCGGCGAAGCTCGCGGGGAGCGCCGGGGCCTGGACCTGGGTGAACTTCTGGGCGGCCTGGTGCGTTCCCTGCAAGGAGGAGATGCCGCGGCTGCTCGGCTTCGAGAAGAAGCTGGGACAGAAGCTCCGGCTCGTGTTCGTCACCCTCGACGACGACCCGCGTCAGCTCGACGAGTTCCTCGCGGCTCAGCCTCAAGGCGGCGTGCGCGCCAGCTACTGGCTGAAGGAGGGCAAGGAGCGGCAGGAGTGGCTCGAGGCCGCGGAGATCGAGGAGGATCCCGAGCTCCCGACGCACCTGCTCCTGGACCCGGAGGGCAAGGTGCGCTGTCGGGTCAAGGGCGCGGTCGAGGACTCGGACTTCGCGTCGCTCGCCGAGATCGTCGGGGGCTGA